The genome window GTTCGTGGATTTCGGAGATCTTGACGACATCGGGCATGTCGGCCGGATTGTGAAGCTCCCGCTCCGTGCCGTCGGTCATGAACATCTTGTAGACGACGGAAGGGGCTGTGGCGATGAGGTCGAGGTCGAACTCGCGCTCCAGCCGTTCCTGGATGATTTCGAGATGCAGCAGGCCAAGGAAGCCGCAGCGGAAACCGAAGCCGAGCGCGGCCGAGGATTCCATCTCGAAGGAGAAGGAGGCGTCGTTGAGGCGAAGCTTGCCCATGGCGGCGCGCAGATCCTCGAAATCGGCGGCATCGACCGGGAAGAGCCCGCAGAACACCACCGGCTGCGCCGGCTTGAAGCCCGGCAGCGCCTGAGCCGTCGGCCGCTTGTCTTCGGTGATCGTGTCGCCGACGCGGGTGTCGGCCACTTCCTTGATCGAGGCGGTGATGAAGCCGATCTCGCCAGGGCCGAGGCTGTCGACAGTGACCATCTTCGGCGTCAGCACGCCGACGCGTTCCACCTGGTATTTTGCATCGGTGCCCATCATCCGCACGGTCTGGCCCTTGGTCAGCACGCCGTCGATGATGCGCACCAGAACCATGACGCCGAGATAGGTGTCGTACCAGCTGTCGACGAGCAGCGCCTTCAGCGGCGCCTTTTCGCCGCCGGGGCTCTTCGGCGCCGGCAGCTTGTGGACGATCGCCTCCAGCACGTCGGGAATGCCGAGGCCGGTCTTGGCCGAAATCAGCACCGCCTCCGAGGCGTCGATGCCGATCACTTCCTCGATCTGTTCCTTGATGCGGTCGGGTTCGGCGGCCGGCAGGTCGATCTTGTTGAGGACGGTGACGATCTCGTGGTTGTTGTCGATCGCCTGGTAGACGTTGGCGAGCGTCTGCGCTTCGACGCCCTGGCTGGCGTCGACGACGAGCAGCGAGCCCTCGCAGGCCGACAGCGACCGTGAGACTTCATAGGCGAAGTCGACGTGGCCGGGCGTGTCGATCAGGTTGAGAATGTACTTCTCGCCATTGTTCGCCTGGTAGTGCAGGCGCACGGTCTGGGCCTTGATAGTGATGCCGCGCTCGCGCTCGATATCCATATTGTCCAGCACCTGCTCGGACATTTCGCGCTCGGCAAGGCCGCCCGTCGTCTGGATCAGGCGGTCGGCCAGCGTCGATTTGCCGTGGTCGATATGGGCCACGATCGAAAAATTGCGGATATGGGAAAGCGGAGTGGTCGAATTGGTGCTCATGCGCGCCATATAGCAGCGCCGCCCCCTGCCGCAAAGCGGTAATTATCCCGCCGTTTACGCTATTTGCAGCTTATCGGACGCGTGTCAGACCGGCCACGTCTCCAGCCGCCAGGCTGAATCCCAGAACATCCATTCATATTGCGAGGCGCGGACGAAGACATCGGTCATTTGAGCACGCTCCACTGGTGATGCGAAGCGGGCGGCGATGTCGGTCAGAGCGATTACTTCGCGGGCACCGGCGGCAAATTGCGGATCGCCATAAGTGTTGATCCAGGCCTGGAACGCATTGCCGTCGATAACAGGCCGGTTCTTGATCGCTTCGCCGACGTGCCAGTAGATCCAGAAGCAGGGGAGGATGGCGGATAGCGCCACCGCGTAGGAGCTATGATAGGCGGTGGCGAGCAGGAAGTTGGTATAGGCAAAGCCGGCAGGCGAGGGCTCGGCCGCGTTGACATCCGCCGAGGTGATGCCGAACTGGGTAAGGAAGCCGGCATGCAGGCCCTGCTCGACGGTGATTGCCTTCTGCGCCGAACCGAGGAAGCGCAGTACTTGCGCATTGTCGGGCGCCTTGGCCGCGACGATGGCGAGGCATCGCGCATAATGCTTCAGGTAGAGCGCGTCCTGCAGGATATAGTGCCGGAAAACCTCGGGCGGCAGCGTGCCGTCCGAAAGGCGCTGCAGCAGCGGCAAAGCCTCGATTTCAGCCATGATGGGAGCGATCCTGTCCCAGGCGGCAGCCGTGAAGCTTCCCGTCTGTTCCGTGCTGGGCGTGCTGGCATCCATCATTGTCTCCCATCTTCGATTTGCGCTGTCATATATCGACGCCACGGCGGCGAAAGCAAGGCTGGTCGGTCAACTCGAAAGGTGGTTGATTCCATCATCGGATAATGTATTTCTCTTATAGTGGAATCAAGGATGACGGATGGAACAGCAGCTCGAACAGGCGATCGGCATTCGCATTCGCACGCTACGGCTGGAAAAGAGCCTGACGCTGGATGATCTTGCCGTGGCCTCCGGCGTCAGCCGGGCGATGATCTCGCGCATCGAGCGGGCGGAGGCGAGCCCGACCGCTGCGCTGCTGGCAAGGATCTGCGCCGCACTCGGCCTGTCGCTGTCGGCCTTCTTTGCGGAAGAGGGGCAGGCCTCGCCGCTCGTCCGGAGGCAGGAACAGCAGGTCTGGCGCGATCCGGAGACCGGTTATCTCAGACGGTCTGTGTCACCCCCGGGCACGGCTTCCGATGTCGATATCGTCGAGGTCGAATTCCCCGCCAGCGCCCGCGTCAGCTTCCCCCCGCATGCGAGCGCCCATGGCATGACGCAGCATATCTGGCTGTTCGACGGCGAGCTGGAAATGACGGCGGCTGAGATCGTCTATCGGCTGCGCCCCGGCGATTGCCTCTTCATGCCGGTCGGCGAGGGTCACGTCTTCCACAATCCCGGCAACGCGCCGGCGCGCTATTGCGTCGTGCTCGATCGCGGCGGCCGATAGAAGCATTCAATTCAGGAGAACAGCATGCCTGCTATTCGTAACCTTTCCGCCGAGGAGGCCCGCGCTGCCATTCCGGCCCTTTCGCAAGTGCTTGTCGATTGCGTCGCGGGCGGCGCCTCCGTCGGCTTCATGCAGCCCTATGGGCCTGAGGATGCCGAGCCCTATTGGCGTGATGTCGCCGATGCCGTTGCCACCGGCGGCAATCTGCTGCTGGTCGCTGAACTCGACGGCAGGATCGTCGGCACCGTCCAGGTGGGTGCCGCGCAGATGCCGAACCAGCCGCATCGCGGCGATCTGAAGAAGCTGCTGGTGCACCGCTCCGCCCGCGGCAAGGGGCTCGCCCGGCTGCTGATGGATGCTGCTGAGCGTGAGGCGGCAAGCCGCGGAAAGACCCTGCTCGTGCTCGACACCGCAACCGGCAGCGATGCCGAGGCGATCTATCCGCGCTTGGGCTGGCAGCGCGTGGGCGTCATTCCGGATTATGCGCTGTGGCCGGAAGGCGGGTTCTGCGCCACCACCCTGTTCTACAAGCGGCTTACCTGATTGCGCCGGCCCCGCTCATGCCGGCCTGGCGAAGACCGGAAGCGCGCCGCCAAGCGTCGTGTCCGCCGTCCATTGCGCCGCATTCCAGCCGAATTGCCGCGCCGCTTCGACGTTCACTGCCATATCGTCGATGAAGGCGATCTCGCCGGGCAGCACGCCGGCCCGCTCGGTCGCCAGCCGGAAGAAATCAGGCGAAGGCTTGCTGTGCCCGAGTGCTGCGGAATAGATGATGTCGTCGAAATGCGCGCTAAGGCCGATCTGGTCCATCAGGTAGCGTGCCCGCCTATGTTCCTGGTTGGTCGCCAACAAGAGAGTGATGCCGCTTTGCCTGAGAGCGGCGAGCTCTTCCAGCAGATTGCGGTCGAGCCGGGAATCGTTTTCGAACCAGTAGTTGATCAGTGTTTCGGCGCTGAGGTGGGGCGCGATCTTTACGAGAACGCCGGCGAGCCTCGGCTCCAACGCCTCGCGGCCGATGATGATATCGCGCCAGTGGGTCTGAAAGAATTCCCGCTGCAGCAGGTCGACACGCAGCCCGAGATCGCGCTCCAGATAGGTGAAGTGAGGCAGGCCGTCCACCGGACGACCATGAATGAGCACGCCGTCGACATCGACCATCAGCACTTTCATGCGGAAAAGTTCCTCGTTCTCAAAACACCGGCGAAGGTGGCGTCATCCGCCTGGGCGTTCAAGACGTGGCGCCACTTTTTTGTCGCGGCCGAGCCGTGTAAATCTCCATTGTCAATCAAGGGCAGGATCTGAAATGCGCGTCATCTATTCCGAGGATCACAAGCTGCGCGATGCGAGGACCGAGCTGCACGCCGGCCAGCTGGTGACGCCCTTCGAGGCGCCGTTTCGCGCCGAATGGATCCTGGCGGCGGTCAAGGAGGCGGGCCTTACCGACGTGGTGGCGCCCGATGCGCACGGGCTGGAGACCGCCCTTAAGGTGCATGATCCCGCCTATCTGGATTTCCTTGCCACCGTCTGGGAACGCTGGGTGGCGGCCGGTTTCACCGGCGAGGCGATCGCCAATTCCTTCGCCGTTCGCCGCACCAGCCAGCGTGTACCCGACAATATCGTCGGCGCGATCGGCCATTACGCCAATGCCGCCGACACCTCGATCACCAAGGGCTCCTACGAGGCGGCGATCGCTTCCATGCGCTGCGCGATCACAGGCGCCGACTGGCTGAATGCCGGCAATCGCTTCGCCTTCGCGCTCTGCCGCCCGCCCGGCCACCATGCCGGCATCGATCTCTTCGGCGGCTATTGCTTCATCAACAATTCGGGCGTCGCCGCGCAGCGGCTGCTCGACCATGGTGCGAGGAAAGTCGCGGTGCTTGATGTCGATTTCCACCACGGCAACGGCACGCAGGATCTCTTCTATCACAGAGGCGATGTCTTCACCGCCTCGCTGCATGGCGATCCGATGCATGCCTTTCCCTATTTCCTCGGCCATGCCGACGAGGAAGGCGAGGGAGAGGGCGAAGGTAGCAACCGCAACTATCCGATGCCGCCCCATACCCCCTGGGAGGTCTGGTCTTCGGCGCTTGCGGATGCGCTCGCCCGGATCCAAGACTTCGGCGCCGAGGCGATCGTCGTGGCGCTTGGCGTCGATACCTTCGAGCGCGATCCGATCTCCTTCTTCCGCCTCACCTCCGACGATTTCACCCGCATGGGCGTGATGATCGCTTCCGCCGGCCTGCCGGTGCTTGCCTGCATGGAAGGTGGCTACGGTGTTCCGGAGATCGGGCTCAATGTCGCCAATGTCCTCGAGGGTCTGGAAGCCTGATTACTGCCGATGACCGACGAGATCGTTCCATCCGATATCCCGACATCCCGCATGCTGAGCTGGGCGCGCAACTCCGCCATCTATCGGCTCGAGCGGCGGATGATGACGGAAAAGCAGCTCTTTGACGCGATTACCCGCAAGGCGAAGGAGAAATTCGCCGACATCAGCGCGGCACAGCTCAAGGCCGTTGCCGATTTCGCCGTCAAATTTGCCTATGACAACAAGGTGCTCGACGATAGCGCCTATGCCGAGATCAGCACGCGCTCTGCTGTGCGCGGCGGCAAATCGAAGCGCGCGATTGCCCGGAAGCTGACTGCCAAGGGCGTCTCCAGCGACAAGGTCGAGGCTGCGCTCGGAGAGGCTGACGATCTCTATTCCGCAGCGATATTCGCCCGCAAGCGCGCCTTCGGTCCCTTCCGCCGCGTCGAGCTCGACGACAGGCGGAAGGCCAAGGAACTTTCGGCTTTTGCCCGCAACGGCTTCAGCTTCGACATCGGCAGGAAGGTCTTCGAGATGAGCTTCGAAGATGCGGAAGAGGTCATCCTTGCCGGCCGGCTCTGAGGCGTGAACTCGATCCCCTACCGGCGGCCGATCCCTGGCATTTCCCAGCATCAGCGCTCTTGATCCCGGCATGAAAAGTTTGAATTTGGTTCTCCGCCCTCTTCGGCTTAGAACCGCGCCAGGATCGGGGGGCACATGGACAGCAAGACTATCGAGACCGGGACGGATGGTGCAGCCGTGATCGCGCAGCCAGGTATGGCGTCGTCTTCGGGCGGCGTGGCGACCGGCGCGCTGATGTGCCTCATGTCCATGTCGTCGATCCAGTTCGGCGCGGCATTGTCCTCCTCGGCCATCGCCACATATGGACCGGCCGGCGCCTCCTGGCTGCGGCTTGCCTTTGCGGCCACCATTCTCGCCATCTTCGTGCGGCCGCGCATCGTCAGCTACACCAGGGCGCAATGGACGAGCGCTCTGGTCCTCGGCACGACGACGGCGCTGATGACCATGAGTTTCTTCGCGGCGATCGAGCGCATTCCGCTCGGTCTCGCCGTGGCGATCGATTTTCTCGGTCCGCTGTCCGTGGCGACCATCGGCTACGGCCTCGGCCGGCGTCTGATCTGGCCCTTGCTTGCCGGGCTTGGCGTTCTGGCTCTTGCGCATGACGGCGAAGGCTGGGTCGGCAATATCGAGGGTATCGTCTTTGCGCTCGGCGCGGGAACCGGTTGGGCGATCTATATCGTCCTGACGAAAAAGATCGGTGCGAGCTTCAAGGGGCTGGAAGGGCTTTCCATGTCGCTGATGGTTGCCGCACTGGTCGCGACACCCTTCGGCTTTGCCGGTGCCGTGCCGGCGCTCGATGCCTACGGCCTGATTGAAATGGCGGGCCTTGCCATTCTGGTGCCGCTGCTGCCCTACACCCTGGAGCTGATCGCCTTGCGGCGGATGCCGACAACCTCCTTCGGTATTCTCATGAGCCTCGAGCCGGCGATCGCCGCACTCGCGGGTTTCGTCATCCTGGCCCAGCCGATGACGCTTCTGCAGATGGCCGGAACGGCCTTGGTCGTCGCCGCAAGCGCCGGCGCCACATTTTCTGCAAGGCAATAAAAGATCAGCTCGTCTTTTTCGTCGGATCGTCGAGCGCCGGATTGTAGAACAGCGACAGCGTCAGGCTCCTGGCGATCCGTTCCGCCGTCGCCATGAACCAGGCCTTGGCCTCCGGCGAGGGAGCGACATCGTCGAGCGTTGCGGCAAACAGCGACAGCCATTTGGGAAAGAGATCGGGCGTCAGCTTCTGGACACCGGTATGCGCCTGCACCGGCTTGCCGCCATAGGCGCCGCTGCGGAAGGCGACCGCCGACCAGAAGCTTTTCATCTTCGCCATATGCTCCGGCCAGCGGCCGGAAAGCCTGGCGTCGAACACCGGGCCGAGATCGGGATGCGCCAGCACACGGGCGTAAAAGGTCTCGACCAGCCTGTCGATGAAGGCCGCGTCGACACCCATTTCCCGCATTTCGGCCTCCGCCCTTTCGCGGATCGCCGCGACATGGGCAGGGCGGCCCTGAATGTCATTGTCCATTCCAAAACCCCGGCGCCGCGTGATGCGGCAGCCCTCATATAGGTGTTTATCGCCACCAGCCAAAGTCGTCCGTGCCGCTTGCGGCAATCTGTCAGCAGCCTACAGCGCCGCGCGTCTTTTCGAGACGCGCAAAGGACGCTGTAGCACTTTGAATCGCCCCGATGCCCTTGACCGCCAACGCCTGCGTCTTTAGATTTAGAATAATTCTAAAATTTGGAGAAGATCATGCTGGCGCGGTTTTTCAGATCCTCGAAACGATCGTTTGAGTCGCTGTCCGAGCAGGAGATCCTCGCTTTGGCGATCGCCTCCGAGGAGGACGATGCCCGCATCTATCTCGCCTATGCCGACAGGCTGCGCCGCGAATTTCCGGCCTCTGCCAAAGTCTTTGAGGATATGGCCGAGGTCGAGGACACGCATCGCAAGTCGCTGTTCGAAATTCATCGCCAGCGTTTCGGTGAGCGCATTCCGCTGATCCGGCGCGAGCATGTGCAAGGCTTTTATGAGCGCAAGCCCGACTGGCTCAGGGCAAACCTGTCGCTGGATGCGATGCGGCAGGAGACCGAGGCGATGGAGGAGCAGGCATACCGTTTCTATGTCGAGGCGGCAAAACGCACTTCGGATGCCTCGACGCGCGAACTTCTCGGCGATCTCGCGCTTGCCGAACAGGGGCATGAGGATATCGCCCGCATGCTGGGCGACAAACATACGCCTGAGGATGTCAAGCGCGACGAGAACGAGGCGGTGCATCGGCAATTCGTGCTGACCTATGTGCAGCCGGGTCTGGCCGGGCTGATGGACGGCTCCGTCTCTACGCTGGCGCCGATTTTTGCCGCCGCCTTCGCCACGCAGGATACCTGGCAGACCTTCCTCGTCGGCCTGTCGGCCTCCGTCGGCGCCGGCATCTCGATGGGTTTCACCGAAGCCGCCCATGACGACGGCAAGATTTCCGGCCGGGGTTCGCCAGTCAAGCGCGGCCTTGCCTGCGGCATCATGACGGCGCTCGGGGGGCTCGGCCACGCGCTGCCCTATCTGATCCCGCATTTCTGGACGGCAACGATCACCGCCGCCGTCATCGTCTTCTTCGAACTCTGGGCCATCGCCTTCATCCAGAACCGCTACATGGAAACCCCGTTCCTGCGCGCCGCCTTCCAGGTGGTGTTGGGCGGCGGTTTGGTGCTCGGCGCCGGGATATTGATTGGGAATGGGTGAGGAGCGGTCGGCGAAGCCGAGCAATCGATCCAGCGAATCGATTGCAGCGACGAACGCCCTGAGCCCAAAGCGAAGGGCCGGGAGACGGCGTGGCACACCGAAGCCTCATCTCAGACCCACACACTACGATCAGCCCTCATCCTGAGGCACCCGGCAAAGGTCCTCGAAGGACGAGGGCGGCTGGCCGAATGCCGCAGAGGTTTCTGCACTTGCCGAGGCCGGTGGTTAGCCCCGTCCTTCGACGCCCCTTCGGGGCACCTCAGGATGAGATGGGTGTGCCGGCATTCTTGCCCTTCGCCTGCGCTCAGTGCATTCGCTCCCCTCGTCGCTTCAAGGGAGGAAAGCTGGAGCTAACTCCCAAAAAGCAAAAGGCCGGCAAATCGCCGGCCTTTTCCCACATTCCCCGTCGTAATCCTTACCGTAGCGCGCCGACCAGAACGTCGCGGCCGTTCTCGATGGTGACCCAGCGGCCGGAATTGTAGCTCGACTGGCGCTTGACGAAGGAGTAGGGCGTTCCAAACCACGGCTTGACCTCGGAGGCGAGGTTGTCGAGCACGAAATCGCCCTCGGCGGTGCGCAGCGTCAGCACGGCATGGCCTTCGCCATCCGGCTTGCGCACGACGGTCATCAGCAGATCGGCGGCCGAAAAGCCGCGCTGGATCAGCATGCGGCGTTTCAACAGCGCGAAATCCTCGCAGTCGCCGGCGGTGGTCGGATAGGCCCAGACCTCGTCCTTGCCGTAGATTTCCTTGTCGGTCATCGGCGTGATCGTGCGGTTGACCGTGGCATTGACCGCACGCACCATCGACCACTTTGCGGCGGTCATGACGACCGGGCCGGAATTGCGGTTTGCACCGCACTCACTGCGGTGGATCTGGCAGAAATCATAGTGGCCGATCGGCTGTGAGGTGGCATTGCCTGTCACCATGGAAGCATTTCTGCTGGGGGCCGGTATGGCGGCCGTCGCCATCGCAAACATGGCCATCATGGCCACAAAAATACCCTTGATCCGCACGCCCGCTCTTTCCTCGCATCGCCCCTTATTTATTAACAAAGTGTTAATGGAGAGTGTCGAGAAGAGTCAATCGTTACTTCTTGGTAGGACCTTGCAACTCGCCGACATGGTTAAAATGCAACAAGCCTGTGGACGTATTCTGGGTCGGTACTCTTCAAGCGGGCATGGTTATGGCTGTCGATGAACGGACGATGCCTTTGACGGCGCTGATAAGAAGCGCGATATCGCCGGGGCGGGAAAGACGGTGGTCGCCGTCGCGGATGAAGGTCAGCACCACGTCGTCGGCGGGAAGATGTTCGACGAGTTTCATCGCATGCGCATGCGGAACGTCGGCATCTTTCATGCCCTGGAGGATATGCACCGGGCAGCCCGTTTCGATGATGCCGTCGAGCACCCGGTTTCGCCGGCCATCCTCGATCAGCGCCCTGGTATAGATGTTCGGTTCAGGGCTATATTGCGAACGCTCTTCGAAATAGCCGCGCTCGGCAAGCGATTTGCGCTCCTTGGCCTTGAGGTTCGGCTCGATCAGCTCGGAGGTAAAATCCGGTGCCGGCGCGATGAGTACCATCCCTGCGAGCTTCGGGCCGCCCTGCCGCGCAAGTTCCTGCGCCAGCCTGAGCGCAATCCAGCCGCCCATCGACGAGCCGACGAGGATCACCCGGTCGGGCGCGACATGGCGGATGGCGGCCAGCGACTCCTCCAGCCAGCGCGAGATCGTGCCGTCGCCGAAGCTGCCGCCGGAAAGCCCGTGGCCGGAATAGTCGAGGCGGATGCAGGCGAGCCCAAGTTCCGCCGCCAGCCCATCGAGTTCCACTGCCTTGGTGCCGCTCATGTCGGAGCGATAGCCGGATAACCAGACGAGCGCCGGTGCATCGTTGCCGGCCTGCGCGGGGCGGACGATGATGGCGATCTCGCGCGCCGCCTCGCCTTCGCCGACCGTCAGGAACTGCGGCTGGGCATTGGGCATCTGATCGGGCATCGGCGAAACTCCTGTTGTTTTGGCCTATAAAACAGATTCTTGGCAGGCTGACAGCGGGTGATTTTTCCGCTAAAGGATGATATTGACTCCGTTGCAGCGATGACGCGACACGTTTGTGCACCCTGATTGGGAGCGCGAGGCTGCAACGTTCCGAAAACAACGCGAGGAGAATACGACCATTCGCAGACCTTTTAAAACCGACGCGCCCGT of Rhizobium sp. BT04 contains these proteins:
- the lepA gene encoding translation elongation factor 4 — translated: MARMSTNSTTPLSHIRNFSIVAHIDHGKSTLADRLIQTTGGLAEREMSEQVLDNMDIERERGITIKAQTVRLHYQANNGEKYILNLIDTPGHVDFAYEVSRSLSACEGSLLVVDASQGVEAQTLANVYQAIDNNHEIVTVLNKIDLPAAEPDRIKEQIEEVIGIDASEAVLISAKTGLGIPDVLEAIVHKLPAPKSPGGEKAPLKALLVDSWYDTYLGVMVLVRIIDGVLTKGQTVRMMGTDAKYQVERVGVLTPKMVTVDSLGPGEIGFITASIKEVADTRVGDTITEDKRPTAQALPGFKPAQPVVFCGLFPVDAADFEDLRAAMGKLRLNDASFSFEMESSAALGFGFRCGFLGLLHLEIIQERLEREFDLDLIATAPSVVYKMFMTDGTERELHNPADMPDVVKISEIHEPWIRATILTPDDYLGGILKLCQDRRGIQIELTYVGTRAMLTYDLPLNEVVFDFYDRLKSISKGYASFDYALTDHREGNLVKMSILVNGEPVDALSMMVHRTAAEKRGRDMCEKLKELIPKHMFKIPIQAAIGGNVIARETISALRKDVTAKCYGGDATRKRKLLDKQKAGKKRMRQFGKVEIPQEAFIAALKMGDE
- the tenA gene encoding thiaminase II, producing the protein MDASTPSTEQTGSFTAAAWDRIAPIMAEIEALPLLQRLSDGTLPPEVFRHYILQDALYLKHYARCLAIVAAKAPDNAQVLRFLGSAQKAITVEQGLHAGFLTQFGITSADVNAAEPSPAGFAYTNFLLATAYHSSYAVALSAILPCFWIYWHVGEAIKNRPVIDGNAFQAWINTYGDPQFAAGAREVIALTDIAARFASPVERAQMTDVFVRASQYEWMFWDSAWRLETWPV
- a CDS encoding XRE family transcriptional regulator — translated: MEQQLEQAIGIRIRTLRLEKSLTLDDLAVASGVSRAMISRIERAEASPTAALLARICAALGLSLSAFFAEEGQASPLVRRQEQQVWRDPETGYLRRSVSPPGTASDVDIVEVEFPASARVSFPPHASAHGMTQHIWLFDGELEMTAAEIVYRLRPGDCLFMPVGEGHVFHNPGNAPARYCVVLDRGGR
- a CDS encoding GNAT family N-acetyltransferase; this translates as MPAIRNLSAEEARAAIPALSQVLVDCVAGGASVGFMQPYGPEDAEPYWRDVADAVATGGNLLLVAELDGRIVGTVQVGAAQMPNQPHRGDLKKLLVHRSARGKGLARLLMDAAEREAASRGKTLLVLDTATGSDAEAIYPRLGWQRVGVIPDYALWPEGGFCATTLFYKRLT
- a CDS encoding HAD family hydrolase; its protein translation is MKVLMVDVDGVLIHGRPVDGLPHFTYLERDLGLRVDLLQREFFQTHWRDIIIGREALEPRLAGVLVKIAPHLSAETLINYWFENDSRLDRNLLEELAALRQSGITLLLATNQEHRRARYLMDQIGLSAHFDDIIYSAALGHSKPSPDFFRLATERAGVLPGEIAFIDDMAVNVEAARQFGWNAAQWTADTTLGGALPVFARPA
- a CDS encoding histone deacetylase family protein: MRVIYSEDHKLRDARTELHAGQLVTPFEAPFRAEWILAAVKEAGLTDVVAPDAHGLETALKVHDPAYLDFLATVWERWVAAGFTGEAIANSFAVRRTSQRVPDNIVGAIGHYANAADTSITKGSYEAAIASMRCAITGADWLNAGNRFAFALCRPPGHHAGIDLFGGYCFINNSGVAAQRLLDHGARKVAVLDVDFHHGNGTQDLFYHRGDVFTASLHGDPMHAFPYFLGHADEEGEGEGEGSNRNYPMPPHTPWEVWSSALADALARIQDFGAEAIVVALGVDTFERDPISFFRLTSDDFTRMGVMIASAGLPVLACMEGGYGVPEIGLNVANVLEGLEA
- the recX gene encoding recombination regulator RecX; this translates as MTDEIVPSDIPTSRMLSWARNSAIYRLERRMMTEKQLFDAITRKAKEKFADISAAQLKAVADFAVKFAYDNKVLDDSAYAEISTRSAVRGGKSKRAIARKLTAKGVSSDKVEAALGEADDLYSAAIFARKRAFGPFRRVELDDRRKAKELSAFARNGFSFDIGRKVFEMSFEDAEEVILAGRL
- a CDS encoding DMT family transporter, whose translation is MDSKTIETGTDGAAVIAQPGMASSSGGVATGALMCLMSMSSIQFGAALSSSAIATYGPAGASWLRLAFAATILAIFVRPRIVSYTRAQWTSALVLGTTTALMTMSFFAAIERIPLGLAVAIDFLGPLSVATIGYGLGRRLIWPLLAGLGVLALAHDGEGWVGNIEGIVFALGAGTGWAIYIVLTKKIGASFKGLEGLSMSLMVAALVATPFGFAGAVPALDAYGLIEMAGLAILVPLLPYTLELIALRRMPTTSFGILMSLEPAIAALAGFVILAQPMTLLQMAGTALVVAASAGATFSARQ
- a CDS encoding group III truncated hemoglobin — protein: MDNDIQGRPAHVAAIRERAEAEMREMGVDAAFIDRLVETFYARVLAHPDLGPVFDARLSGRWPEHMAKMKSFWSAVAFRSGAYGGKPVQAHTGVQKLTPDLFPKWLSLFAATLDDVAPSPEAKAWFMATAERIARSLTLSLFYNPALDDPTKKTS
- the mbfA gene encoding iron exporter MbfA: MLARFFRSSKRSFESLSEQEILALAIASEEDDARIYLAYADRLRREFPASAKVFEDMAEVEDTHRKSLFEIHRQRFGERIPLIRREHVQGFYERKPDWLRANLSLDAMRQETEAMEEQAYRFYVEAAKRTSDASTRELLGDLALAEQGHEDIARMLGDKHTPEDVKRDENEAVHRQFVLTYVQPGLAGLMDGSVSTLAPIFAAAFATQDTWQTFLVGLSASVGAGISMGFTEAAHDDGKISGRGSPVKRGLACGIMTALGGLGHALPYLIPHFWTATITAAVIVFFELWAIAFIQNRYMETPFLRAAFQVVLGGGLVLGAGILIGNG
- a CDS encoding transglutaminase-like cysteine peptidase; translated protein: MRIKGIFVAMMAMFAMATAAIPAPSRNASMVTGNATSQPIGHYDFCQIHRSECGANRNSGPVVMTAAKWSMVRAVNATVNRTITPMTDKEIYGKDEVWAYPTTAGDCEDFALLKRRMLIQRGFSAADLLMTVVRKPDGEGHAVLTLRTAEGDFVLDNLASEVKPWFGTPYSFVKRQSSYNSGRWVTIENGRDVLVGALR
- a CDS encoding carboxylesterase, with the translated sequence MPDQMPNAQPQFLTVGEGEAAREIAIIVRPAQAGNDAPALVWLSGYRSDMSGTKAVELDGLAAELGLACIRLDYSGHGLSGGSFGDGTISRWLEESLAAIRHVAPDRVILVGSSMGGWIALRLAQELARQGGPKLAGMVLIAPAPDFTSELIEPNLKAKERKSLAERGYFEERSQYSPEPNIYTRALIEDGRRNRVLDGIIETGCPVHILQGMKDADVPHAHAMKLVEHLPADDVVLTFIRDGDHRLSRPGDIALLISAVKGIVRSSTAITMPA